TGTATATGGTTAACATATTCCCCACCCTGATTGCCATTTTGCAGATGATGAGACTGAGGGTCTGAAGAAGGGAACGGACTTGGGCTAAGTCTAGCGCTAACAAATGGGGCTCCCAGAGTTTGAGGCAGAGGCTAAGTTTGCTCTTCCTCTTGGTACGGTGCTGCCAGAGGATTTGTTACCACTGTTTTTTTCTGCAATCCAAGTGTGACTGTGGTCTCAGAGAAGTGGCAGCCAGGACCTGTGTGGGTATGTATGAGAGTATCCAGGTCCTAACCCCATTTCTCACCTCCACAGGCTAGTCAAGAACCTGTTTGAGCTGGCCCGGCAGCACAAGCCCTCCATCATCTTCATTGATGAGGTGGATTCCCTCTGTGGATCCCGAAATGAAAACGAGAGTGAGGCTGCCCGAAGGATCAAAACGGAGTTCTTGGTCCAAATGCAGGGTGTGTGCTAGTTCCAAGTCCCCTTGGTCTTCATTCCACCTAAAGCCAACCCTTGGCTTCATTATTTAGCTGTGGCTGGAGCTGGTTGTCTTCGGATTGGAGAGCCCTTCTCAGCCCCATCTCCTGAGGCCTCGAGTGGCCTTTCAGCACGGAGAGGTTCCTGAGGCCTCTGCCTCTCAGGGCAGGCAGCACTGTAGGTCTCCTCACCCCTGGCAAAGCAAGACTAGGACATGGTTTAATTTTAGTTGGGACCTTGCCAGTGGGGGCACAGGGATGGCTTCATTTGATGGTAACAAAACCCTGAGGTCTGTCCCCGCAAGGTTTTGACTGACCCCGGTAGGTGTCTAGAGCCACTGTCTTTGTCCCCTTTTCTTTCAGGGGTGGGGAATAACAATGATGGGACTCTGGTTCTTGGTGCCACAAACATCCCATGGGTGTTGGATTCAGCCATTAGAAGGAGGTAAGTCTTCCCAGTAGGAACCAGGGACTGAAGTCTTTCTCCAGCCATGGTCAGCCTGCCTGACCCCATTTCTCTGGAGTCTTCCCTGAGTCTGCATGTCAAGCAGAGTCCTTTGTGGCACTGGCTTGAGGGCCATCCTGCCAGCATTGCTGCCCTGTAAAAAAGTGCATCTTGCCTCACTCACAAGTCTCCGTGCTGCCCTCCTGTTAATACCATGCTGTCATCAGCTTGCAATTCCTGCCATGTGCTTGGCTCTCTAGGTTTGAAAAGAGAATTTACATCCCTTTGCCAGAGGAAGCTGCCCGCGCCCAGATGTTCCGGTTACATCTGGGGAGCACGCCCCACAGCCTCACAGATGCTAACATCCAAGAGCTGGCCCGCAAAACAGAAGGCTACTCGGGCGCAGACATTAGCATCATCGTGCGGGACTCCCTCATGCAGCCTGTACGGAAAGTACAGTCGGCAACACACTTCAAAAAGGTGAGAGGCCAGTAAGCAAGAGCTTAGAAAATCTCAGAGAAAGTTGGATGTGGGAAGAGAAATACTGGTTTTCTTTGCCAGCTTCCTGTTCCTGCTGCCCAGCTGCTCATGTGACACATTCTTGGTCCCCCTGAGAACCAAGGGCAAGCGTCAGGTGGGCTGCAGGCTCTGGGGGCAGGGCTGCACCCACTCTGCCTTCctggcagttctttttttttaataaatctttattgttctttttttttttttgtttgtttgtttgttttggccggggctgggtttgaacccgccacctccggcacgtgggaccggcgccctactccttgagccacaggcgccgcccctggcagTTCTTGATTAAGCGTGACCATCTTAGAATATGTAAAACCAGAGGTCAGTGTACTGTCTTAACACCATGGCAGCTGCCTCCATCAGCACTGTGCTCTTGTGCACTAAATGTTTGGAAAGTGCTGGGTATGGAATTACCGGCTGTAAGGAGGGCTCACCATTCACTCAGCATATCTTTGTTGAGGGCTTGCTGTAGGtcctactgtgtgcctggcaccATCTTAGGTGCTGGGGAGTCATTAGTGACCACAAGAGACAAAAACCTGCCCTCCAGGAGCCTCCTTTTCTGAGAGGACACAGACATAAAATGAATGCTGGTTTTTTAGAGGTGATGGGAGAAGAGCAGGGTGAGAGGGAGCAGGAGTCTTAGGGTAGTGTCTGGGCAGGCTGCATTGCCAAAGGACGCGTGGAGGAGAGGGTGTGTATTGAGAGTTGAAAGAGGTGACAGAATGAGCCTTGGGGACATTTGGGTAATTTTCTGCCAATGCACAAACTTCAGTTGGAAAAACATTTTCCAATTAAGGAGGAAGATAATCAAGGCATTTGGAGCTACAAATTGAGATTCTGGAGGACAGTGGCTGGGAGATGTGCTAATAACCAGACTCTTCCTGGGCCTGTGTATGGGAGCCCATCCCACCTCTGACTCTGCTAACCTAGAAACCCTGCATTGCCTTCTCTCCAGGATGTCCTTAGAAACTTGAGCAGGCCTGTCCCTTTTCCAAATAGAAGGGCAGCCCCTCCAACAAGTCAAATTCCTGTTTGGTTTCAGGTCTCTGGTCCTTCCCGCACCAACCCCAGCATCATGATTGATGACCTCCTTACCCCATGTTCACCAGGGGATCCGGGGGCCATAGAGATGACTTGGATGGACGTCCCCGGTGACAAACTCTTAGAGCCTGTGGTTTGCATGGTAGGTGGCCACTTGGAAGAGAGGATTGcacaaaacccagaaaattgTAAGCTTGGGTCCATGCTTAAAAATAAGGTCTCctctgggaggtgcctgtggctcagtaggtagggtgccagccccatataccgagggtggtgggttcaaacccagctcaggccaaactgcaacaaaagaaatagccgggcattgtggcaggtgcctgtagtcccagctactcgggaggctgaggcaagagaattgcttaagcccaggagttggaggttgctgtgaactgtgatgctacagcactctacccagggtgataaagtgagactctgtctctaaaaaaataaaaaataaggtctCCTCCATGTGTCCTGGGCTGCAGTGGCTCCTCTTAAACCAAGAATGGCTCTAACAgccctgagtagctagggctccTGCCGTGAGACtcgttttattttattattttttagcattAGCATTTTATATTCTGCAGAAAGCAAAGTTCAAGGCCAGGCATGGCTCATGCTTgcaattctagtactctgggaggctgaggcagaaggatcacttgagtttaggagttcaaggccagcctgaggaagagtgagaccctatctctactaaaaatagaaaaattagccggacgAGGTGGCAAGCACttatagttccaggtacttgggaggctgaggcagaaggattgcttgagcccaggagtttgaaattgctgtgaactatgatctcATGACATTCTAGCCTgtgcaacaaagtaagactctgtctctcacccCAAAAAATCAAATCCAGATAATGTGACTTTTATCATTCCGTAGTTCGGCAGATCTGGTACACAGAAGGAACCAGTGAATGTATGGCAGGACAGTTAGATCTGATGCAGTTGAAAAGGCAGCCGCTCACTCAAATAGTCTGGACCTCTCATTATCTTAATCTTGCCTGTGCTGTCCTGGCAGGTGTCTACCCTGTGGCTGGTATGGTGGACGTATAGTTAATTATACGGATGACAGAACTTCGACTGTCTCAGAGCAGAAATAGGCCTGCCTGGAAACGGTAGGAGCTGCCTTGAGAGGGAAGAGGGTTCCTGCCATAGGTGGATTCAAGCAGGACAGCTATAGGGAGTTCTGCATGTGGGGGTGACCTTGAAGGCAGGCCTCTCCCCACTCAGGCTGCACGGGTGTGCAGTGAGGCGAGGCTGAGGACCTGGGGATGGGCTTCTTCTCAGCCGCGTGCTCTTATCTTTGCAGTCGGACATGCTTCGGTCTTTGGCCACTACCCGGCCCACAGTGAATGCAGATGACCTCCTGAAAGTGAAGAAATTCTCAGAGGACTTTGGACAGGAGAGTTAAAAGCTTCTTCACTTGGGTGATGGTGAAGGTGGGAGATTGATTAGGGCAAATCTATGGTACTCCCCATGTCAGTGGCCAGACAGGGCTGCAGGGCTCATCCTAAAGTCACCACAGCATCCCTTCTGCCATCTGGCCACCAGCAGGGAGCAGGAAGGAAGGGCGTCCACCGCCACAGAGATGCTTCGCGGCCCGATGGGCACATGGTGGATCCTGGTCTTcccacttcctcctctcctgGATGCTCACCAACTCCTTTCCATGCCCCATGTGTCATCTTCTCTGTAATCCTTTTTTGTTCTCCTAAATTAATGCTGCTTGGATTTTCGTCTTGTTTATAAAGACAAAATCGCCTGGAAGCATCAAGGGGTGACAGTAGCCACAGTGTGGGTGGCACAGCCCTACTACCCTGTTCCTTTAATGCCCAAGTTTTGCTCCTTGAGAACAGATTGGCTGATGTCCCTACATGGTCTCCAGCCCAAGCTCTGCCTCAAAGACTGAGAGTAAGATAAGCCATTCCCATCCCCCTAGGCTGGCATCCAGG
This region of Nycticebus coucang isolate mNycCou1 chromosome 2, mNycCou1.pri, whole genome shotgun sequence genomic DNA includes:
- the VPS4A gene encoding vacuolar protein sorting-associated protein 4A isoform X4; amino-acid sequence: MTTTTLQKAIDLVTKATEEDKAKNYEEALRLYQHAVEYFLHAIKYEAHSDKAKESIRAKCMQYLDRAEKLKDYLRNKEKHGKKPVKESQSEGKGDSDSEGDNPEKKKLQEQLMGAVVMEKPNIRWSDVAGLEGAKEALKEAVILPIKFPHLFTGKRTPWRGILLFGPPGTGKSYLAKAVATEANNSTFFSVSSSDLMSKWLGESEKLVKNLFELARQHKPSIIFIDEVDSLCGSRNENESEAARRIKTEFLVQMQGVGNNNDGTLVLGATNIPWVLDSAIRRRFEKRIYIPLPEEAARAQMFRLHLGSTPHSLTDANIQELARKTEGYSGADISIIVRDSLMQPVRKVQSATHFKKVSGPSRTNPSIMIDDLLTPCSPGDPGAIEMTWMDVPGDKLLEPVVCMSDMLRSLATTRPTVNADDLLKVKKFSEDFGQES
- the VPS4A gene encoding vacuolar protein sorting-associated protein 4A isoform X3 yields the protein MTTTTLQKAIDLVTKATEEDKAKNYEEALRLYQHAVEYFLHAIKYEAHSDKAKESIRAKCMQYLDRAEKLKDYLRNKEKHGKKPVKESQSEGKGSDSDSEGDNPEKKKLQEQLMGAVVMEKPNIRWSDVAGLEGAKEALKEAVILPIKFPHLFTGKRTPWRGILLFGPPGTGKSYLAKAVATEANNSTFFSVSSSDLMSKWLGESEKLVKNLFELARQHKPSIIFIDEVDSLCGSRNENESEAARRIKTEFLVQMQGVGNNNDGTLVLGATNIPWVLDSAIRRRFEKRIYIPLPEEAARAQMFRLHLGSTPHSLTDANIQELARKTEGYSGADISIIVRDSLMQPVRKVQSATHFKKVSGPSRTNPSIMIDDLLTPCSPGDPGAIEMTWMDVPGDKLLEPVVCMSDMLRSLATTRPTVNADDLLKVKKFSEDFGQES
- the VPS4A gene encoding vacuolar protein sorting-associated protein 4A isoform X1; this encodes MTDPPLRSCQSCRPENVKHAQKAIDLVTKATEEDKAKNYEEALRLYQHAVEYFLHAIKYEAHSDKAKESIRAKCMQYLDRAEKLKDYLRNKEKHGKKPVKESQSEGKGSDSDSEGDNPEKKKLQEQLMGAVVMEKPNIRWSDVAGLEGAKEALKEAVILPIKFPHLFTGKRTPWRGILLFGPPGTGKSYLAKAVATEANNSTFFSVSSSDLMSKWLGESEKLVKNLFELARQHKPSIIFIDEVDSLCGSRNENESEAARRIKTEFLVQMQGVGNNNDGTLVLGATNIPWVLDSAIRRRFEKRIYIPLPEEAARAQMFRLHLGSTPHSLTDANIQELARKTEGYSGADISIIVRDSLMQPVRKVQSATHFKKVSGPSRTNPSIMIDDLLTPCSPGDPGAIEMTWMDVPGDKLLEPVVCMSDMLRSLATTRPTVNADDLLKVKKFSEDFGQES
- the VPS4A gene encoding vacuolar protein sorting-associated protein 4A isoform X2, producing the protein MTDPPLRSCQSCRPENVKHAQKAIDLVTKATEEDKAKNYEEALRLYQHAVEYFLHAIKYEAHSDKAKESIRAKCMQYLDRAEKLKDYLRNKEKHGKKPVKESQSEGKGDSDSEGDNPEKKKLQEQLMGAVVMEKPNIRWSDVAGLEGAKEALKEAVILPIKFPHLFTGKRTPWRGILLFGPPGTGKSYLAKAVATEANNSTFFSVSSSDLMSKWLGESEKLVKNLFELARQHKPSIIFIDEVDSLCGSRNENESEAARRIKTEFLVQMQGVGNNNDGTLVLGATNIPWVLDSAIRRRFEKRIYIPLPEEAARAQMFRLHLGSTPHSLTDANIQELARKTEGYSGADISIIVRDSLMQPVRKVQSATHFKKVSGPSRTNPSIMIDDLLTPCSPGDPGAIEMTWMDVPGDKLLEPVVCMSDMLRSLATTRPTVNADDLLKVKKFSEDFGQES